A section of the Oryza sativa Japonica Group chromosome 1, ASM3414082v1 genome encodes:
- the LOC136354987 gene encoding uncharacterized protein — MVFDIFVEPHCPQRVMRQFGLRQVFPGNVQPTVPPADHSLTRRGQLAGALWAPRVQQYVDDWVLATEEVINELFPHTEENYRDYLRWYLPRTRARVTFTPDAPEPHVAAVTDAYPTHRDRDYFVAADAARDISADITAVQVRLSRGLHLTDVEQRSTFDRMQEKMRAVMRVFSCRSAVDVVPPAGPVHPRPRGPTVGAGPRLSSSAPSFGAVRPTAPVSHGPRMPSSAFAGTTGASASSAGAFATSSGAFASSSSHGASIPHPHGTLLFINTVKYLYETDGPCPAGFAAGIFGTGASSSHAGRTGPTSQFYDDDLHGADHQDVLGSSQLGGAPEAHTQEQPEVTPVQAGRVGRAVPPDRLTYSQGHIRAQGRRDRGKRPRQ, encoded by the exons atggtgttcgacattttcgttgagcctcactgcccgcagcgtgtgatgagacagttcggacttaggcaggtgtttccgggcaacgtgcagccgaccgtcccccctgccgaccactc gttgactcgacggggacagctagcaggcgcactttgggctccacgtgtacagcagtacgttgacgactgggtgttagctacagaggaggtgatcaacgagctcttcccacacacggaggagaactaccgtgactaccttcgctggtaccttcctcgcactcgtgcgcgtgtgaccttcactccagacgccccagagccgcacgttgccgctgtcacggacgcgtatcccacgcaccgtgaccgagactacttcgtggcg gctgatgcggcacgggatatcagtgccgatatcaccgcagtccaggtgaggttgagcagaggtttgcacttgactgacgttgagcagaggtcgaccttcgaccggatgcaggagaagatgcgtgcggtcatgcgcgtcttctcctgtcgcagcgccgtggacgtcgtacctccagctggtccggtacacccacggcctcgcggtcctaccgtcggagcaggacctcgtttgtcttcgagcgcccctagcttcggagcagtgcgacctacagcaccggtttcgcacg gacctcgtatgccttcgagcgcgttcgcaggcacgaccggcgcttccgcgagctccgcaggggcgttcgccacctcttcgggcgcgttcgccagctcttcctctcacggagcgtcgatccctcacccacacggtactttactttttattaatactgttaaatacctgtacgaaactgatggtccttgtccagcaggatttgcagccgggatcttcggtactggggcctcttcgtctcacgccggtaggactggtcctactagccagttctacgacgacgacttgcacggtgcagaccaccaggacgtactaggctcctctcagcttggaggagctccagaggcgcacactcaggagcagccagaggtcacacctgtacaggcaggacgggttggccgtgccgtacccccagaccgactcacgtactcccaggggcacattagggcgcagggtaggagggacaggggtaagaggcctcgtcagtag
- the LOC4325452 gene encoding sulfoquinovosyl transferase SQD2-like, whose protein sequence is MVIGAEIKDEMEEAPPLLLDEAARPRRVALFVEPSPFAYISGYKNRFQNFIKHLREMGDEVIVVTNHEGVPQEFHGAKVIGSWSFPCPMYGKVPLSLALSPRIISEVAKFKPDIIHASSPGIMVFGALAIAKLLGVPLVMSYHTHVPVYIPRYTFSWLVEPMWQVIRFLHRAADLTLVPSVAISKDFETAHVISANRIRLWNKGVDSASFHPKFRSHEMRVRLSDGEPEKPLIIHVGRFGREKNLDFLKTVMDRLPGVRIAFIGDGPYRSELEKMFEGMPAVFTGMMQGEELSQAYASGDVFVMPSESETLGQVVLESMSSGVPVVAARAGGVPDIIPEDQEGKTSFLFTPGDLEDCLGKIQLLLTDKEFRDNMGMTARAEMEKCDWRAASKKIRNEFYNAAIWYWRKKRAELIKPLQWLAQMFLPAPEVNRITQH, encoded by the exons ATGGTGATTGGGGCCGAGATCAAGGACGAGAtggaggaggcgccgccgctgctgctcgaCGAGGCCGCGCGccctcgccgcgtcgcgctcttcGTCGAGCCGTCTCCGTTCGC TTACATCTCTGGGTACAAGAACCGGTTTCAGAACTTCATCAAGCACTTGCGCGAAATGGGGGATGAG GTGATTGTTGTGACCAACCATGAGGGGGTTCCCCAAGAATTCCATGGTGCCAAGGTTATTGGTTCATGGAG CTTTCCCTGTCCAATGTATGGAAAAGTTCCTCTCTCGCTGGCACTCAGTCCTAGGATTATTTCGGAGGTTGCAAAGTTCAAGCCTGACATCATTCATGCATCCTCACCTGGAATTATG GTTTTTGGGGCACTTGCTATTGCTAAACTGCTCGGTGTCCCTCTAGTGATGTCCTATCACACCCATGTCCCAGT ATACATTCCAAGATATACATTTAGCTGGCTTGTAGAGCCAATGTGGCAAGTCATAA GGTTCCTTCATAGAGCTGCTGATCTAACATTAGTGCCATCTGTTGCTATCAGCAAAGATTTTGAAACTGCCCATGTTATATCAG CTAATAGAATACGCCTTTGGAACAAAGGTGTTGATTCAGCCAGTTTCCATCCCAAGTTCCGCAGTCACGAAATGCGAGTTAGACTAAG TGACGGTGAGCCTGAAAAACCATTGATAATCCATGTAGGACGCTTTGGGCGTGAAAAGAACTTGGATTTTCTGAAAAC GGTAATGGATAGGCTGCCTGGAGTAAGAATTGCATTTATTGGAGATGGACCATACAG GAGTGAGCTGGAGAAGATGTTTGAGGGGATGCCTGCCGTGTTCACTGGAATGATGCAAGGCGAAGAGCTATCACAGGCATATGCCAGCGGTGATGTTTTCGTGATGCCCTCGGAGTCCGAAACACTTGGTCAAGTAGTCCTGGAGTCCATGTCATCTGGAGTCCCGGTCGTTGCAGCTCGTGCTGGTGGTGTTCCTGATATAATTCCAGAAGATCAGGAAGGGAAGACCAGCTTCCTGTTCACCCCAGGAGACCTCGAAGACTGTCTTGGCAAGATTCAGCTATTGCTGACGGACAAGGAATTCAGAGACAACATGGGGATGACGGCTAGAGCCGAGATGGAGAAGTGCGACTGGAGAGCAGCTTCCAAGAAGATCCGCAACGAGTTCTACAATGCTGCGATCTGGTACTGGAGGAAGAAGCGCGCAGAATTGATCAAACCGTTGCAGTGGCTGGCGCAGATGTTCCTACCAGCACCTGAGGTCAACAGAATCACACAACACTGA
- the LOC4325454 gene encoding transcription factor DIVARICATA — protein MMMRDVCMEVLPPMDHYASRGNWFMARKWSPEENKQFERALAGLDLRCPDWDRVARAIPGRSALEVMNHFRDLELDVQQIENGMVPFPVYGAAAAGGAFTLQWDGAHGVGDFRNAYRFGGGGGGKRHFGRTPEQERKKGVPWTEEEHKLFLLGLKKYGKGDWRNISRNFVQTRTPTQVASHAQKYFIRLNSGGKDKRRSSIHDITTVNLTDDRPPSPSQSSLISNQSNTSTLTAAVAPFSSTADVKPQNAANASFNSPSRTLGMAGYGMGLQDQGLQCGGPLHDQLAASRSILF, from the exons ATGATGATGAGGGATGTGTGCATGGAGGTGCTGCCTCCGATGGACCACTACGCGTCGAGGGGGAACTGGTTCATGGCGCGCAAGTGGTCGCCGGAGGAGAACAAGCAGTTCGAGCGGGCGCTCGCCGGGCTGGACCTGCGGTGCCCGGACTGGGACCGGGTGGCGCGCGCCATCCCGGGCAGGTCGGCGCTCGAGGTCATGAACCACTTCAGGGACCTCGAGCTCGACGTCCAGCAGATCGAGAATGGCATGGTGCCCTTCCCGGTctacggcgccgccgccgccggcggcgcgttcACACTGCAGTGGGATGGCGCCCATGGCGTCGGGGACTTCAGGAACGCGTAccggttcggcggcggcggcggcgggaagcggcACTTCGGCCGTACGCCGGAGCAggagaggaagaaaggcgtGCCATGGACGGAGGAGGAGCACAA GTTGTTCCTCTTAGGACTGAAGAAATATGGGAAAGGGGATTGGAGGAACATATCCCGCAATTTCGTGCAGACGAGGACGCCGACGCAGGTTGCCAGCCATGCGCAGAAGTATTTCATCAGGCTCAACTCCGGTGGCAAGGACAAGAGGAGATCCAGCATCCATGACATTACCACGGTTAACCTGACGGATGACCGGCCTCCCTCGCCATCACAGTCCTCCTTGATCAGCAATCAGTCCAACACATCAACTCTGACCGCAGCGGTTGCCCCCTTCTCATCGACGGCCGATGTCAAGCCACAGAATGCCGCGAATGCGTCCTTCAATTCGCCAAGCCGGACACTTGGGATGGCGGGTTACGGGATGGGATTGCAAGATCAAGGATTGCAGTGTGGTGGTCCTCTACATGATCAGTTGGCCGCGAGCCGAAGCATATTGTTTTAG
- the LOC4325456 gene encoding uncharacterized protein isoform X1 has translation MGEVAEDIYTQDGTVDVKGNPATKKNTGNWRACPYILANECCERLAYYGMSTNLVNYMKTRLGQESAIAANNVTNWSGTCYITPLLGAFLADAYMGRFWTIASFMIIYILVTNRLGFQFLIAMIDGVIEERDVLMVAGFGVADNGVVGEGAGAGVRRRSVSPDGGADGGGVLGAVPDSAGHRRDQAVRVVVWRGPVRRERRGGEAEQEQLLQLVLLLHQHRRAGGVVGAGVRADARRVGVGVRHPGRRHGRRRRQLLRRHAAVQAPAARGQPADEDRAGARRVGEEVGRRGPRRRVAAARDARQGVRHRGQPQAGAHRAVRVPRQGGGGDAGGQVGGERVGVAAVHGDAGGGAEERGAAAADLGERDRVRDGVRADEHHVRPPGEHARRQHGAALLHPGGVALHLRHPQRHRLGAGVRPPHRAGGARRDGAPTRVHPAAADGHRPRHLRLLHARRRRARRRQAARHRSPRALRRQGRRAHLHLLAGAAVLHHRRRRGVHVRRAAGVLLRPGSRRHAQHVLGAVAHHRRARQLPQHAARDHRYPCHHPERRRRVDPGQPQPRPPRLLLLAARRAQPHQLRRLPRHRQLVHLQEDGGFTGRQGRARRSKLSHEVKLIMTYKGELN, from the exons ATGGGAGAGGTTGCAGAAGACATCTACACCCAAGATGGCACCGTGGACGTCAAGGGCAACCCGGCCACCAAGAAGAACACCGGCAACTGGCGTGCCTGCCCCTACATCCTCG CTAACGAGTGCTGCGAGAGGCTGGCCTACTATGGCATGAGCACCAACCTCGTGAACTACATGAAGACGCGGCTCGGGCAGGAGAGCGCCATTGCCGCCAACAATGTCACCAACTGGTCGGGGACTTGCTACATCACCCCCCTTCTCGGTGCCTTCTTGGCTGATGCCTACATGGGCAGGTTCTGGACCATTGCCAGCTTCATGATCATCTACATCCTGGTAACTAATCGTCTTGGATTTCAGTTTCTGATTGCTATGATCGATGGTGTGATCGAAGAGAGAGATGTTTTGATGGTTGCAGGGTTTGGCGTTGCTGACAATGGCGTCGTCGGTGAAGGGGCTGGTGCCGGCGTGCGACGGAGGAGCGTGTCACCCGACGGAGGCGCAGACGGGGGTGGTGTTCTTGGCGCTGTACCTGATAGCGCTGGGCACCGGCGGGATCAAGCCGTGCGTGTCGTCGTTTGGCGCGGACCAGTTCGACGAGAACGACGAGGGGGAGAAGCGGagcaagagcagcttcttcaacTGGTTCTACTTCTCCATCAACATCGGCGCGCTGGTGGCGTCGTCGGTGCTGGTGTACGTGCAGACGCACGtcgggtgggggtgggggttcgGCATCCCGGCCGTCGTcatggccgtcgccgtcgccagcttCTTCGTCGGCACGCCGCTGTACAGGCACCAGCGGCCCGGGGGCAGCCCGCTGACGAGGATCGCGCAGGTGCTCGTCGCGTCGGCGAGGAAGTGGGGCGTCGAGGTCCCCGCCGACGGGTCGCGGCTGCACGAGACGCTCGACAGGGAGTCCGGCATCGAGGGCAGCCGCAAGCTGGAGCACACCGGGCAGTTCGCGTGCCTCGacagggcggcggtggagacgcCGGAGGACAGGTCGGCGGCGAACGCGTCGGCGTGGCGGCTGTGCACGGTGACGCAGGTGGAGGAGCTGAAGAGCGTGGTGCGGCTGCTGCCGATCTGGGCGAGCGGGATCGTGTTCGCGACGGTGTACGGGCAGATGAGCACCATGTTCGTCCTCCAGGGGAACACGCTCGACGCCAGCATGGGGCCGCACTTCTCCATCCCGGCGGCGTCGCTCTCCATCTTCGACACCCTCAGCGTCATCGTCTGGGTGCCGGTGTACGACCGCCTCATCGTGCCGGCGGTGCGCGCCGTGACGGGGCGCCCACGCGGGTTCACCCAGCTGCAGCGGATGGGCATCGGCCTCGTCATCTCCGTCTTCTccatgctcgccgccggcgtgctcGACGTCGTCAGGCTGCGCGCCATCGCTCGCCACGGGCTCTACGGCGACAAGGACGTCGTGCCCATCTCCATCTTCTGGCAGGTGCCGCAGTACTTCAtcatcggcgccgccgaggtGTTCACGTTCGTCGGGCAGCTGGAGTTCTTCTACGACCAGGCTCCCGACGCCATGCGCAGCATGTGCTCGGCGCTGTCGCTCACCACCGTCGCGCTAGGCAACTACCTCAGCACGCTGCTCGTGACCATCGTTACCCATGTCACCACCCGGAACGGCGCCGTCGGGTGGATCCCGGACAACCTCAACCGCGGCCACCTCGACTACTTCTTCTGGCTGCTCGCCGTGCTCAGCCTCATCAACTTCGGCGTCTACCTCGTCATCGCCAGCTGGTACACCTACAAGAAGACGGCGGATTCACCGGACGACAAGGCCGAGCACGCCGGAGCAAACTGAGCCACGAGGTGAAGCTGATTATGACATACAAGGGGGAATTGAACTGA
- the LOC4325456 gene encoding protein NRT1/ PTR FAMILY 8.2 isoform X2 has protein sequence MGEVAEDIYTQDGTVDVKGNPATKKNTGNWRACPYILANECCERLAYYGMSTNLVNYMKTRLGQESAIAANNVTNWSGTCYITPLLGAFLADAYMGRFWTIASFMIIYILGLALLTMASSVKGLVPACDGGACHPTEAQTGVVFLALYLIALGTGGIKPCVSSFGADQFDENDEGEKRSKSSFFNWFYFSINIGALVASSVLVYVQTHVGWGWGFGIPAVVMAVAVASFFVGTPLYRHQRPGGSPLTRIAQVLVASARKWGVEVPADGSRLHETLDRESGIEGSRKLEHTGQFACLDRAAVETPEDRSAANASAWRLCTVTQVEELKSVVRLLPIWASGIVFATVYGQMSTMFVLQGNTLDASMGPHFSIPAASLSIFDTLSVIVWVPVYDRLIVPAVRAVTGRPRGFTQLQRMGIGLVISVFSMLAAGVLDVVRLRAIARHGLYGDKDVVPISIFWQVPQYFIIGAAEVFTFVGQLEFFYDQAPDAMRSMCSALSLTTVALGNYLSTLLVTIVTHVTTRNGAVGWIPDNLNRGHLDYFFWLLAVLSLINFGVYLVIASWYTYKKTADSPDDKAEHAGAN, from the exons ATGGGAGAGGTTGCAGAAGACATCTACACCCAAGATGGCACCGTGGACGTCAAGGGCAACCCGGCCACCAAGAAGAACACCGGCAACTGGCGTGCCTGCCCCTACATCCTCG CTAACGAGTGCTGCGAGAGGCTGGCCTACTATGGCATGAGCACCAACCTCGTGAACTACATGAAGACGCGGCTCGGGCAGGAGAGCGCCATTGCCGCCAACAATGTCACCAACTGGTCGGGGACTTGCTACATCACCCCCCTTCTCGGTGCCTTCTTGGCTGATGCCTACATGGGCAGGTTCTGGACCATTGCCAGCTTCATGATCATCTACATCCTG GGTTTGGCGTTGCTGACAATGGCGTCGTCGGTGAAGGGGCTGGTGCCGGCGTGCGACGGAGGAGCGTGTCACCCGACGGAGGCGCAGACGGGGGTGGTGTTCTTGGCGCTGTACCTGATAGCGCTGGGCACCGGCGGGATCAAGCCGTGCGTGTCGTCGTTTGGCGCGGACCAGTTCGACGAGAACGACGAGGGGGAGAAGCGGagcaagagcagcttcttcaacTGGTTCTACTTCTCCATCAACATCGGCGCGCTGGTGGCGTCGTCGGTGCTGGTGTACGTGCAGACGCACGtcgggtgggggtgggggttcgGCATCCCGGCCGTCGTcatggccgtcgccgtcgccagcttCTTCGTCGGCACGCCGCTGTACAGGCACCAGCGGCCCGGGGGCAGCCCGCTGACGAGGATCGCGCAGGTGCTCGTCGCGTCGGCGAGGAAGTGGGGCGTCGAGGTCCCCGCCGACGGGTCGCGGCTGCACGAGACGCTCGACAGGGAGTCCGGCATCGAGGGCAGCCGCAAGCTGGAGCACACCGGGCAGTTCGCGTGCCTCGacagggcggcggtggagacgcCGGAGGACAGGTCGGCGGCGAACGCGTCGGCGTGGCGGCTGTGCACGGTGACGCAGGTGGAGGAGCTGAAGAGCGTGGTGCGGCTGCTGCCGATCTGGGCGAGCGGGATCGTGTTCGCGACGGTGTACGGGCAGATGAGCACCATGTTCGTCCTCCAGGGGAACACGCTCGACGCCAGCATGGGGCCGCACTTCTCCATCCCGGCGGCGTCGCTCTCCATCTTCGACACCCTCAGCGTCATCGTCTGGGTGCCGGTGTACGACCGCCTCATCGTGCCGGCGGTGCGCGCCGTGACGGGGCGCCCACGCGGGTTCACCCAGCTGCAGCGGATGGGCATCGGCCTCGTCATCTCCGTCTTCTccatgctcgccgccggcgtgctcGACGTCGTCAGGCTGCGCGCCATCGCTCGCCACGGGCTCTACGGCGACAAGGACGTCGTGCCCATCTCCATCTTCTGGCAGGTGCCGCAGTACTTCAtcatcggcgccgccgaggtGTTCACGTTCGTCGGGCAGCTGGAGTTCTTCTACGACCAGGCTCCCGACGCCATGCGCAGCATGTGCTCGGCGCTGTCGCTCACCACCGTCGCGCTAGGCAACTACCTCAGCACGCTGCTCGTGACCATCGTTACCCATGTCACCACCCGGAACGGCGCCGTCGGGTGGATCCCGGACAACCTCAACCGCGGCCACCTCGACTACTTCTTCTGGCTGCTCGCCGTGCTCAGCCTCATCAACTTCGGCGTCTACCTCGTCATCGCCAGCTGGTACACCTACAAGAAGACGGCGGATTCACCGGACGACAAGGCCGAGCACGCCGGAGCAAACTGA